A genomic stretch from Candidatus Thiothrix anitrata includes:
- a CDS encoding type I restriction-modification system subunit M produces MALTPTSKPSGKGFEESLWDTANKLRGTVESSEYKHVILSLIFLKFASDKFTEREQELIDEGKEAYLDMVEFYTMKNVFYLPEAARWLYIQTYAKQPDIALKIDTALATLEKHNKALKGALPDNYFSRLGLDSSKLAALIDTISNIDTTHDKENDVVGRVYEYFLGKFAASEGKGGGEFYTPKCVVNLIAEMIEPYKGKIYDPCCGSGGMFVQSVKFVQSHHGNQKDISIYGQENTSTTYKLAKMNLAIRGIAGNLGDVPADTFFKDQHPELKADFIMANPPFNLKDWRGADELTSDPRWAGYEVPPTGNANYAWILHMIAKLSANGVAGFVMANGSMSTNTNSEGEIRKKIIENDLVDCMIALPGQLFYTTQIPVCLWFLSRNKNPHPSPLPEGEGVQQFRDRRGETLFIDARNRGSMVDRTHKELTSDDIAAIARTYHAWRGEKKDGSYADTAGFCKAATLADIKANDYVLTPGRYVGAAEIEDDGIAFETKMEELTRTLYQQMQQVETLDAVIRKNLAVLGYGE; encoded by the coding sequence GGTTTTGAAGAATCCCTGTGGGATACCGCCAATAAATTACGCGGCACGGTGGAATCTTCCGAATACAAACACGTTATTCTCAGCCTGATTTTCCTGAAATTCGCCAGCGATAAATTCACCGAGCGCGAACAGGAGTTGATCGACGAAGGCAAGGAAGCCTATCTCGACATGGTGGAGTTTTACACCATGAAAAACGTGTTTTACCTGCCCGAAGCTGCCCGCTGGCTTTACATCCAAACCTACGCCAAACAGCCCGATATTGCCCTCAAGATCGACACCGCGTTGGCGACGCTGGAAAAGCACAATAAGGCGTTGAAAGGTGCGTTGCCCGACAATTACTTTTCACGCCTTGGCCTCGACTCCAGCAAACTGGCGGCGTTGATCGACACCATCAGCAATATCGATACCACCCACGACAAGGAAAACGATGTGGTCGGGCGGGTGTATGAATATTTCCTCGGCAAGTTTGCTGCATCAGAAGGCAAAGGCGGCGGCGAATTCTATACGCCCAAATGCGTGGTCAACCTGATTGCGGAAATGATTGAACCGTACAAGGGCAAGATTTACGACCCGTGCTGCGGTTCGGGCGGGATGTTCGTGCAGTCGGTCAAATTTGTGCAAAGTCATCACGGCAATCAAAAAGACATTTCGATTTACGGGCAGGAAAACACCAGCACCACCTATAAGCTGGCGAAAATGAACCTCGCTATCCGGGGCATTGCCGGAAACTTGGGCGATGTGCCAGCCGATACCTTTTTCAAGGATCAGCACCCCGAACTCAAAGCCGATTTCATTATGGCGAACCCGCCCTTTAACCTGAAAGATTGGCGCGGTGCGGATGAACTGACCAGTGACCCGCGCTGGGCTGGCTACGAAGTGCCACCCACGGGCAACGCCAACTATGCGTGGATTCTGCACATGATTGCCAAGCTTTCCGCCAATGGGGTAGCGGGCTTTGTGATGGCGAATGGCTCGATGTCGACCAATACCAACTCGGAAGGCGAAATCCGCAAGAAGATTATCGAAAACGATCTAGTCGATTGTATGATCGCACTACCGGGGCAGTTGTTTTACACCACGCAGATTCCGGTGTGTTTGTGGTTTCTCAGCAGAAACAAGAACCCTCACCCCAGCCCTCTCCCTGAGGGAGAGGGAGTACAGCAGTTCCGTGACCGTCGGGGTGAAACGCTGTTCATTGATGCCCGCAATAGGGGTTCGATGGTCGACCGCACCCACAAAGAATTGACCAGCGATGACATCGCCGCGATTGCCCGCACCTATCACGCTTGGCGCGGTGAAAAGAAAGACGGCAGTTACGCAGACACCGCCGGATTTTGCAAAGCCGCCACCCTCGCTGACATCAAAGCCAATGACTACGTGCTGACACCGGGGCGTTATGTGGGCGCGGCGGAAATCGAAGACGACGGCATCGCGTTTGAAACCAAAATGGAAGAACTGACGCGCACGCTTTACCAGCAAATGCAGCAGGTGGAGACGCTGGATGCGGTGATTCGCAAGAATTTGGCGGTGTTGGGGTATGGGGAATGA
- a CDS encoding BrnT family toxin, which produces MNVTCDPKKDALNIRSHHISLNEAKRMEWDTFIAREDTRFAYGEMRMIGFGYIGMTLYCLVYVEHDEENWRAISLREATKKEINDYAKA; this is translated from the coding sequence ATGAACGTAACCTGTGATCCGAAAAAAGATGCACTCAATATCCGTAGCCACCACATTTCGTTGAATGAGGCTAAACGGATGGAGTGGGATACATTTATTGCGCGTGAAGATACTCGCTTTGCTTACGGTGAAATGCGAATGATCGGTTTCGGTTACATTGGGATGACGTTGTACTGCCTAGTGTATGTAGAACACGATGAGGAAAACTGGCGGGCTATCAGTTTGCGAGAAGCAACCAAGAAGGAGATTAACGATTATGCCAAAGCTTAA
- a CDS encoding BrnA antitoxin family protein yields the protein MPKLKVGTIFPTDAEDAQIRAGIAADPDTYEVTSAEEWAQMKPVSMRGRPKADVTKDRITVRLSAEVTEYFKASGKGWQTRMDQVLREYVAQHKAA from the coding sequence ATGCCAAAGCTTAAAGTAGGGACTATTTTCCCAACAGACGCAGAAGATGCACAAATTCGGGCTGGGATTGCCGCTGACCCTGATACCTATGAGGTGACAAGTGCTGAGGAATGGGCGCAGATGAAACCAGTGTCAATGCGGGGTCGCCCGAAAGCTGATGTCACGAAGGATCGAATCACAGTGCGCTTGTCTGCTGAGGTAACAGAGTATTTCAAGGCATCGGGCAAAGGTTGGCAAACTCGTATGGATCAAGTGTTGCGTGAATATGTAGCGCAACATAAAGCAGCTTGA
- a CDS encoding ISL3 family transposase, with the protein MTATFQIPLDIPDVHILSTRSGEKGEFILEVESSLNATTCRRCGREITEFHGYDQPILLRHLPVFGRDVWIEIRPKRYRCPHCDDHPTTTQRLSWHEPRSPHTKAFDAWLVSMLGNSTVSDVSRRCHVGHDAVEGAVNRCIRAKVDWADYTQLRTLGIDEIALKKGHKDFVAIITTLDKNDQVCVLAILPNRLKETVVTFLNSIPAHLKATVKRVCCDMHEGYSNAIKETLPHAHIVVDRFHVAQYYNKAVDNLRKETLTTLKKNLPEDIYQQYCQGMLWPFRHHFWSLDAEQQAQVSHFLGYAPELKQAWLLRHELTATFMKYQTKAEAKQQLDAWKQKVTESGLSCFDKFLTLLETWQDSITNYFEDRHTSGFVEGLNNKLKVIKRRCYGLLDVKRFFQQIQIDLRFARGQSFA; encoded by the coding sequence ATGACCGCAACCTTCCAAATTCCGCTCGACATTCCCGATGTTCACATACTATCAACCCGTTCTGGTGAAAAGGGTGAATTCATCCTAGAGGTGGAAAGCAGCCTGAACGCGACGACTTGCCGCCGTTGTGGGCGGGAGATCACGGAGTTTCATGGTTATGATCAACCGATCCTGCTGCGCCACCTGCCGGTATTTGGGCGTGATGTATGGATAGAAATCCGCCCCAAACGTTACCGTTGCCCTCACTGTGATGATCACCCGACCACAACTCAACGACTAAGCTGGCACGAACCACGTAGCCCGCACACCAAAGCGTTTGATGCTTGGTTGGTGAGCATGTTGGGTAATTCCACGGTAAGCGATGTTAGCCGCCGTTGCCATGTCGGGCATGATGCGGTGGAAGGGGCGGTTAATCGTTGCATCCGTGCCAAGGTGGACTGGGCGGATTACACCCAATTACGCACCTTGGGTATTGACGAGATAGCCCTGAAGAAAGGTCACAAGGATTTTGTCGCGATCATCACCACCTTGGATAAGAACGACCAAGTTTGTGTACTGGCAATCCTACCCAATCGTCTAAAAGAAACGGTGGTGACGTTTCTCAACAGCATTCCCGCGCACCTGAAAGCCACGGTAAAGCGCGTTTGCTGCGATATGCATGAAGGTTACAGCAACGCCATCAAGGAAACGTTGCCCCATGCGCACATCGTGGTTGACCGTTTCCATGTGGCACAATACTACAACAAGGCGGTGGACAATTTGCGCAAAGAAACGCTGACAACACTCAAGAAAAACCTTCCAGAGGACATCTACCAACAGTACTGTCAGGGGATGTTATGGCCGTTTCGTCACCATTTCTGGTCGCTGGACGCCGAACAACAAGCACAAGTCAGCCATTTCTTGGGCTATGCGCCAGAACTGAAACAAGCATGGCTGTTACGTCATGAACTGACGGCAACCTTCATGAAATACCAAACCAAAGCCGAAGCCAAACAACAATTGGATGCTTGGAAACAGAAAGTGACGGAATCAGGGCTAAGCTGTTTCGATAAATTCCTGACCTTGCTCGAAACTTGGCAAGACAGCATTACCAACTATTTTGAAGACCGGCATACGTCGGGTTTTGTCGAAGGCTTGAACAACAAGCTTAAAGTCATCAAACGACGCTGTTATGGCTTGTTGGATGTTAAACGATTTTTTCAGCAGATTCAGATTGATCTACGCTTTGCGCGAGGACAATCTTTTGCATAA
- a CDS encoding chemotaxis protein CheW: protein MKNENNHHLPAIKCLIVRLQKASLLLPLNLMAELVDGNQLSSSSHPGVEGWLQWRNRQIPVVSLESLCMLEEETLSNEGKCLILHTLSPMAGLPFIALRVRGGLNTLEILPDTLRNDHSGNVQRCPYVARQVRASHLLCFIPDMPAIEAVVAEILQLSTEQTRAASDQGER from the coding sequence ATGAAAAACGAAAATAATCATCATCTGCCAGCGATTAAATGCCTGATTGTGCGTCTGCAAAAAGCCAGTTTATTGTTACCACTCAATCTCATGGCGGAACTGGTAGACGGCAATCAATTAAGCTCCTCAAGCCACCCCGGTGTGGAAGGCTGGTTGCAATGGCGCAACCGTCAAATACCTGTGGTGTCACTGGAATCACTGTGCATGTTAGAAGAGGAAACCCTCAGCAATGAAGGTAAATGCTTAATTTTACACACGCTCTCACCAATGGCAGGTTTACCGTTCATTGCCCTGCGGGTGCGTGGTGGTTTGAATACACTGGAAATTTTGCCGGACACCTTGCGTAATGATCACAGCGGCAATGTGCAACGTTGCCCTTACGTGGCGCGGCAGGTGCGGGCTTCACATTTGCTGTGTTTTATTCCTGACATGCCTGCAATTGAAGCGGTGGTGGCGGAAATCTTGCAGCTCAGTACCGAGCAAACGCGGGCAGCGTCAGATCAGGGTGAGAGATAA
- a CDS encoding hybrid sensor histidine kinase/response regulator, which produces MLPAEPLPTPLPDPPLVVEPSITLTQETLDSPPSSSLREVLGEDIYEIFTEEVSEIIASLAELYPQWDQARNDRGLLGEIRRGFHTLKGSGRMAGAFALGDFAWAYESLLNNVLGGQLAADDRMSAQLLAAIQALQARPVFFQNAQTKDADVIAAIVEAEAIMAGKPSSAVADLTLAQHLDNIVDSASEPEISEILDAIEITEVVDEIPDQAEQEADTQLIWQFFWEEFPEQIRALDQHLQYLQQHPADQDTLRELEREFHTLKGGARMAQLTHLADISHDAETLLAHLPASGADVASLDNLQQAIDQLHSVAEQARNKPAPTEHDIITPATPTEIIAPADNDTLPPPVLTTPWLTARNDTLEFASLLEQVLAEQADSLPDIQVLRNANPTEQPQATTHEVATTSNNHETIRLPALFVDNIIERIVGLNVQQVRMTEHFNSMGVDVEELGRTVARLRQQVRTLELESEAQIHDGRSQRSGTIAHSSGAEFDALEMDQYAEIQRISRSLAESLNDLVNIEADLSTQVRKGEQLLQEDMRTTRHIQQDLLDTRLVALTMLVPRLRRLTRQTAGELGKQAVLEVEGEECELDRNLLQNMTAPLEHLIRNAVSHGIETPEEREQQGKSRNGRITLSVSRDDAEIIIRFRDDGRGLDRKQLRQRGLELGLIKPQDTLPDNELDRLILRPGFTTAKSISQIAGRGIGMDVVNSELKALGGSLQIESRPQQGVEFIMRLPFTLIVNPVLLAEVEGQTFALPISGIQGLARISGADLEKALQSEVAQVAFAEERYTLQTLAESLGAPTVPVLVAEEMFPVVFYKLQEYNIAWIIGGIHGRREVVLQPLGVLFKDCRLYSAATLSPDGGVFLVPDMAELARRVNAGHPALSTTATVLDASDGSARVLVVDDSITVRRVTEKFLNSQEFTVSTAKDGMDALEKIGEFLPDVVLLDIEMPRMDGFELLGHLRNDPQWQRLPVVMISSRTAQRHREHAMSLGASGFLGKPYQNEILLSTLQNLLDQGHANDGERVSV; this is translated from the coding sequence GTGCTTCCGGCGGAGCCATTGCCTACGCCGTTGCCCGACCCCCCATTGGTGGTGGAACCCAGCATCACGCTTACTCAAGAAACATTGGATTCTCCCCCGTCTTCCAGTCTGCGTGAGGTATTGGGGGAGGATATTTATGAGATTTTCACGGAAGAGGTGAGTGAGATCATTGCTTCGTTAGCTGAGCTTTACCCGCAGTGGGATCAAGCGCGTAACGACCGTGGTTTATTGGGTGAAATTCGGCGGGGCTTCCATACCCTCAAGGGCAGTGGGCGCATGGCTGGCGCGTTTGCGTTGGGCGATTTCGCTTGGGCATATGAGAGTTTGCTTAATAACGTATTGGGTGGGCAACTTGCCGCAGATGACCGCATGTCTGCGCAATTGTTAGCCGCGATTCAGGCATTGCAGGCACGTCCGGTATTTTTCCAAAATGCGCAAACCAAAGATGCAGATGTTATCGCAGCGATTGTGGAAGCCGAAGCGATTATGGCGGGCAAACCCAGTTCGGCAGTGGCAGATTTAACACTGGCGCAACATCTTGACAATATTGTGGATTCGGCTAGTGAACCGGAAATTAGTGAAATCCTTGATGCTATTGAAATCACTGAAGTTGTTGATGAGATACCTGATCAAGCCGAGCAAGAGGCCGATACCCAACTAATCTGGCAATTTTTCTGGGAAGAGTTCCCGGAACAGATTCGGGCATTGGATCAACACCTGCAATATTTGCAGCAACACCCTGCCGACCAAGATACCTTGCGCGAACTGGAACGCGAGTTCCATACGCTCAAAGGTGGCGCACGTATGGCGCAGCTCACTCATCTTGCTGATATTAGCCACGATGCTGAAACGTTATTGGCGCACTTACCTGCTAGCGGTGCGGATGTTGCCAGCCTTGACAACTTGCAGCAAGCGATTGACCAGTTACACAGTGTTGCCGAACAAGCGCGTAACAAACCTGCACCGACTGAGCACGACATCATTACTCCGGCAACGCCTACTGAAATAATCGCTCCGGCAGATAACGACACGTTGCCGCCACCAGTATTAACTACGCCTTGGCTCACAGCCCGTAATGATACGCTCGAATTTGCCAGTTTGCTGGAACAAGTGCTTGCAGAACAAGCGGATAGCCTGCCAGACATTCAGGTGCTGCGTAATGCCAACCCGACCGAACAGCCACAGGCAACCACCCACGAAGTAGCCACCACCAGCAATAACCACGAAACCATCCGCCTGCCTGCATTGTTTGTGGATAACATCATTGAACGTATTGTCGGTTTAAACGTCCAGCAAGTGCGCATGACTGAGCATTTCAACAGCATGGGCGTGGATGTCGAAGAATTAGGGCGTACTGTGGCACGTTTACGTCAACAAGTACGTACCTTGGAACTGGAAAGTGAAGCGCAAATTCACGATGGGCGCAGCCAGCGCAGTGGCACGATTGCTCACAGCAGCGGTGCGGAGTTTGACGCGCTGGAAATGGATCAATACGCGGAAATTCAGCGCATTTCACGCTCATTAGCCGAAAGTTTGAACGATTTAGTCAATATCGAAGCTGATCTTTCCACCCAAGTGCGCAAGGGTGAGCAACTTTTGCAGGAAGACATGCGCACCACGCGCCACATTCAGCAAGATTTACTCGATACCCGCTTGGTCGCGCTCACTATGCTGGTTCCGCGTTTACGGCGTTTGACCCGTCAAACTGCGGGTGAGCTAGGTAAGCAAGCGGTGCTGGAAGTCGAAGGTGAAGAATGCGAACTCGACCGTAACCTGTTGCAAAACATGACCGCACCGTTGGAACACCTGATCCGTAACGCCGTTTCGCACGGGATTGAAACACCCGAAGAGCGCGAACAACAAGGCAAATCGCGTAACGGGCGCATTACCCTGAGCGTCAGCCGTGATGATGCGGAAATCATTATTCGTTTCCGTGACGATGGGCGTGGTTTAGATCGTAAACAATTACGCCAACGCGGGTTGGAACTGGGTTTAATCAAGCCGCAGGATACCTTGCCGGATAACGAGTTGGATCGGTTAATTTTGCGCCCTGGTTTTACCACAGCAAAAAGCATCAGCCAAATCGCAGGGCGTGGTATCGGCATGGATGTGGTGAATTCGGAACTCAAAGCTTTGGGCGGTAGCCTGCAAATCGAGTCACGCCCGCAACAAGGGGTGGAATTCATTATGCGCCTGCCCTTCACCTTGATCGTCAACCCGGTGTTATTAGCCGAGGTGGAAGGTCAAACGTTTGCGCTACCGATTAGCGGGATTCAGGGCTTGGCACGTATTTCCGGGGCAGACCTTGAAAAAGCCTTACAAAGCGAAGTCGCACAAGTGGCTTTCGCGGAAGAACGCTACACCCTGCAAACCTTGGCTGAATCGTTGGGTGCGCCCACTGTACCGGTACTGGTGGCGGAAGAAATGTTCCCAGTGGTGTTTTACAAACTGCAAGAATACAACATTGCTTGGATCATCGGGGGCATCCACGGACGACGTGAAGTCGTGTTGCAGCCTTTGGGCGTATTGTTCAAAGATTGCCGTTTGTATTCTGCTGCAACGTTATCACCGGATGGGGGCGTGTTCCTAGTGCCGGATATGGCGGAATTGGCGCGTCGTGTCAATGCGGGACATCCTGCCTTAAGCACTACGGCTACTGTGTTGGATGCCTCCGACGGAAGTGCGCGGGTATTGGTGGTTGACGATTCCATCACGGTGCGGCGCGTTACCGAAAAATTCCTGAACAGCCAAGAGTTTACTGTCAGCACGGCGAAAGACGGCATGGATGCACTCGAAAAAATCGGTGAATTCCTGCCTGACGTGGTATTGCTGGACATTGAAATGCCACGCATGGACGGTTTTGAATTGCTGGGTCACTTACGTAATGACCCGCAATGGCAACGCTTACCGGTGGTGATGATCAGCTCACGTACCGCGCAACGCCATCGCGAACACGCCATGTCACTAGGAGCCAGCGGCTTTCTTGGTAAGCCTTATCAAAATGAAATCCTGCTCAGTACTTTACAAAATCTCCTGGATCAGGGGCACGCGAACGACGGGGAGCGCGTTTCAGTATGA
- a CDS encoding methyl-accepting chemotaxis protein yields the protein MTLLTWQLLSGGLLVLVLILAILLARLQRETRLQAKGGSQQQQKAIMRLLDEMGSLADGDLTMRATVSEDVTGAIADAVNYAVDALRNLVVRMDATSHRLTRFAQDADGRINQLAESSTRQARDIAVASTAIATMTQSIQKVSRNASSSADVARKSQEISQAGAKTVRATIEDIVAIREQIQATSKRLKRLGESSQEVGDIVRLMNEIAEQTNILALNASIQTTTGTSTGNSGGFRRLADEMQQLAQQAAGASRKIDVLIRTMQADTHEVMASMEETTAKVVDGARNAGAAGDALDEVENVTIGLVRLIGNISEAAGKQTDMAGQVSSTMQAIQETTLQTAQYSQETRSLVANLNATAMDLRAAISGFNLAEEKR from the coding sequence ATGACGTTATTAACCTGGCAATTACTGAGTGGTGGCTTGTTAGTTCTGGTGTTGATATTGGCTATTTTATTGGCACGATTACAACGCGAAACCCGCTTACAGGCAAAAGGCGGCAGCCAACAACAACAAAAAGCGATTATGCGCCTGCTGGACGAAATGGGTTCGTTAGCTGATGGTGATTTGACCATGCGTGCTACGGTGTCGGAAGACGTAACCGGTGCTATTGCAGATGCGGTCAATTACGCGGTGGATGCTTTACGTAACTTGGTGGTACGGATGGATGCTACTTCGCATCGCTTAACCCGCTTTGCGCAAGATGCGGACGGGCGCATTAACCAATTAGCCGAGTCTAGTACGCGGCAGGCACGTGATATTGCTGTTGCGAGTACGGCGATTGCCACTATGACGCAATCCATTCAAAAGGTGTCGCGCAATGCTTCCAGCTCAGCAGATGTGGCACGCAAATCGCAGGAAATTTCCCAAGCGGGGGCAAAAACGGTACGTGCGACAATTGAAGACATTGTGGCTATCCGCGAACAAATTCAGGCGACATCCAAACGCTTGAAACGTTTAGGGGAAAGCTCACAGGAAGTCGGCGACATTGTGCGCTTGATGAATGAGATTGCCGAACAAACCAATATTCTGGCGTTAAATGCCTCAATTCAAACCACCACGGGGACATCTACTGGCAATAGCGGCGGATTCCGGCGGTTGGCGGATGAAATGCAGCAGTTAGCGCAACAGGCTGCTGGGGCTTCACGCAAAATTGATGTACTGATTCGCACCATGCAAGCAGATACGCACGAAGTCATGGCTTCGATGGAAGAAACCACCGCGAAAGTGGTGGATGGGGCACGCAATGCCGGAGCCGCAGGGGACGCGCTCGACGAAGTAGAAAACGTGACCATCGGACTGGTACGGTTAATCGGGAACATTTCCGAAGCAGCCGGTAAACAGACCGACATGGCGGGGCAAGTCAGCTCTACCATGCAGGCCATTCAGGAAACCACGTTACAAACCGCGCAATACAGTCAGGAAACCCGCAGCCTTGTGGCGAACCTGAATGCAACCGCGATGGACTTACGTGCTGCCATTTCGGGCTTCAATCTGGCAGAAGAAAAAAGATAA
- a CDS encoding chemotaxis protein CheW, whose amino-acid sequence MANPYELLAGLALLREKKRLTQQSHEMELQEWSGFKVQVGTLVCLIPCEQVEEVMQPSSVSLARNVPAWVLGVAYFRAQLLTLVDMANLLRGERKAPGASARVFVMRGKQEWFGLQVTAFDGVRHIWSDTQEAPMPAHFDGTWLQYVRQWLALEGETVAVLDAQKLISTLETGEVRT is encoded by the coding sequence ATGGCTAATCCGTATGAATTGCTTGCGGGGTTAGCATTGTTGCGCGAGAAGAAACGCCTGACTCAACAAAGCCATGAGATGGAATTGCAGGAATGGTCTGGATTTAAAGTTCAGGTAGGCACGCTGGTTTGTCTGATCCCCTGTGAACAGGTAGAAGAGGTCATGCAACCCAGTTCAGTCTCTTTAGCCCGAAACGTACCGGCATGGGTCTTGGGTGTGGCATATTTTCGGGCGCAATTACTGACATTGGTGGATATGGCAAACCTGCTGCGCGGTGAACGCAAAGCACCGGGGGCTTCCGCACGGGTATTTGTAATGCGCGGTAAACAAGAATGGTTCGGGCTGCAAGTGACGGCTTTTGATGGGGTACGTCATATTTGGTCAGACACGCAAGAAGCCCCGATGCCAGCACATTTTGATGGCACTTGGCTGCAATACGTGCGCCAATGGCTGGCACTGGAAGGCGAAACAGTCGCGGTACTCGATGCACAAAAACTGATTAGCACGTTGGAAACCGGGGAGGTACGCACATGA
- a CDS encoding response regulator, translating into MSAPHVLIIDDSLAETRMFTLLLEKHGYSVSVACNGQEGIQVAKARQPDVILMDVVMPLVNGFQATRELTRAAETAHIPIIVCSSKSADTDRLWAMRQGAKAYLVKPVSANLLLDTIAQFVLRKGRHG; encoded by the coding sequence ATGAGCGCACCGCATGTGCTGATCATTGATGACTCGTTAGCTGAAACCCGCATGTTTACCTTATTGCTGGAAAAACACGGGTACAGCGTTAGCGTGGCCTGCAATGGTCAGGAGGGTATCCAAGTCGCGAAAGCACGTCAGCCCGACGTGATTTTGATGGACGTGGTAATGCCCTTGGTTAATGGTTTTCAGGCAACCCGTGAACTGACCCGTGCCGCCGAAACTGCGCATATTCCAATCATTGTATGCAGTTCAAAATCGGCTGATACCGACCGTTTGTGGGCAATGCGTCAGGGGGCGAAGGCTTACCTAGTGAAACCGGTTTCTGCCAATTTATTGCTCGATACCATTGCGCAATTTGTATTAAGGAAAGGTCGACATGGCTAA
- a CDS encoding response regulator produces the protein MNTSDSQTTISELDLSGLKVVVVDDSKTILRTAEVLLGEQGCWVVTASDGFESLAKIASFKPDVIFVDIMMPRLDGYQTCALIKANRQYRDIPVIMLSSKDSIFDMARGRLAGSDKYLTKPFTKQDLLSAIQTHVKLNTAAPAALPEG, from the coding sequence GTGAATACCTCCGATTCTCAAACTACTATATCCGAACTGGATTTAAGCGGTCTTAAGGTTGTCGTTGTTGATGACAGTAAGACCATCCTGCGCACCGCAGAAGTGCTCCTCGGTGAGCAGGGCTGCTGGGTGGTGACTGCCAGCGATGGCTTTGAATCCCTCGCGAAAATTGCCTCGTTCAAGCCGGATGTCATTTTCGTGGATATTATGATGCCGCGCTTGGATGGTTATCAAACCTGTGCCCTGATCAAGGCAAACCGCCAATATCGTGATATTCCGGTGATTATGCTTTCCAGCAAGGACAGCATTTTTGACATGGCACGCGGACGCTTGGCAGGTTCGGATAAATACCTTACCAAGCCCTTTACCAAGCAGGATTTGCTGTCTGCTATCCAAACGCATGTCAAGCTCAACACCGCTGCTCCCGCCGCCTTGCCGGAAGGATAA
- a CDS encoding metallophosphoesterase translates to MLKTAAMAPQRVLNRIGRLSYFHDERHAQRRNEIRWLVEEFVEIPVKNLPPALEGFTIVQLTDMHLRPYTQVEHIERAVEKTNALKPDLVVLTGDYVWHDAQDILDLVPVLAKLNARHGIFAVMGNHDIKTDPVLIEETFERHGIPVMRNSGLDLQHGNGVFHLAGIDDGWLGQPDITTTLDKLRGDKPVILLAHEPDMMDWYADDNRISLQLSGHTHGGQVQVSPGKPFIRPYLGRKYVQGLYRVNQSWVYTSRGIGTTGVPLRRNCSPEITHITLVAGDGYKAVA, encoded by the coding sequence ATGTTAAAAACAGCAGCGATGGCTCCACAGCGGGTACTCAACCGCATTGGTCGTCTGAGCTATTTCCACGACGAGCGGCACGCGCAACGGCGTAATGAAATCCGCTGGTTAGTGGAGGAATTTGTAGAAATTCCGGTGAAAAACCTACCACCCGCACTGGAAGGTTTCACCATTGTGCAATTAACCGATATGCACTTGCGGCCTTACACTCAGGTCGAACACATTGAACGTGCGGTGGAAAAAACCAACGCACTAAAACCTGACTTAGTGGTATTAACCGGCGATTACGTGTGGCACGACGCGCAAGACATCCTTGATCTCGTACCCGTATTGGCAAAACTGAATGCGCGGCACGGCATTTTTGCGGTGATGGGCAATCATGACATTAAAACTGACCCGGTGCTGATTGAGGAAACCTTTGAGCGGCACGGCATTCCGGTCATGCGTAACTCAGGGCTGGATTTGCAACACGGCAACGGGGTATTCCATCTCGCTGGGATTGATGATGGCTGGTTGGGGCAACCGGACATTACCACCACACTGGATAAATTGCGCGGCGACAAGCCAGTGATTTTACTGGCACATGAACCGGATATGATGGATTGGTATGCTGACGATAATCGCATTTCCTTGCAGTTATCCGGGCATACTCATGGCGGACAGGTACAGGTTTCACCGGGCAAGCCATTTATTCGCCCGTATTTAGGCCGAAAATACGTGCAAGGGCTGTATCGGGTCAACCAGTCATGGGTTTACACCAGTCGCGGGATTGGGACAACCGGCGTACCGTTGCGGCGCAATTGTTCACCGGAAATTACCCATATTACGCTGGTGGCTGGCGATGGTTACAAGGCTGTAGCGTAA